One genomic segment of Candidatus Cloacimonadota bacterium includes these proteins:
- a CDS encoding site-specific DNA-methyltransferase: MSALGKISPYGPDNPHPLSQMKAELVWEGKYDEYGNRRAVRLPSTPLPLQRIETIDEPRDRSTAQRLPFDETSAHCDDFRNMLIWGDNKLAMAALLEQFRGKIDLIYIDPPFAVGADFT, encoded by the coding sequence ATGAGTGCATTAGGCAAGATATCGCCCTATGGTCCTGATAATCCACACCCCCTGTCACAGATGAAAGCGGAGCTGGTCTGGGAGGGTAAGTACGACGAGTACGGCAACCGCAGGGCAGTCCGGTTGCCGTCTACGCCCCTGCCCTTGCAGCGGATCGAGACCATAGACGAGCCGCGCGACCGCAGCACCGCGCAGCGCCTTCCCTTCGACGAGACCAGCGCCCACTGCGATGACTTCCGGAACATGCTCATCTGGGGTGACAACAAGCTGGCGATGGCCGCCCTGTTAGAGCAGTTCCGGGGGAAGATTGACCTCATCTACATTGACCCGCCCTTTGCGGTCGGGGCGGACTTCAC